The following are encoded in a window of Chaetodon auriga isolate fChaAug3 chromosome 24, fChaAug3.hap1, whole genome shotgun sequence genomic DNA:
- the mad2l1 gene encoding mitotic spindle assembly checkpoint protein MAD2A, whose amino-acid sequence MTSTLKGITLKGSTELVADFFSFGINSILYQRGIYPPETFSRVTHYDMSLHVTTDPKLKNYLTNVVSQLKEWLFECTVQKLVLVITCLETNEVLERWQFDIECDKSAKESSAPREKSIKTIQDEIRSVIRQVTATVTFLPLLETPCAFDLLVYTDKDLVVPEKWEESGPQIIDQSEEVRLRSFTTSIHKVNSMVAYKRTDSV is encoded by the exons ATGACCAGCACATTGAAAGGAATTACACTCAAAGGAAGCACTGAGCTAGTGGCCGACTTCTTCT CATTTGGCATCAACAGCATCCTGTACCAGCGGGGCATCTATCCTCCAGAGACATTCAGCAGAGTCACCCACTATGACATGAGCCTTCACGTGACCACCGACCCCAAACTGAAGAACTACCTGACCAATGTGGTATCCCAACTCAAAG AGTGGCTGTTTGAATGCACAGTGCAGAAGCTGGTGTTGGTGATCACATGTCTGGAAACCAACGAGGTGCTGGAGAGATGGCAGTTTGACATCGAGTGTGACAAGTCTGCCAAGGAGAGCAG TGCTCCCAGAGAAAAGTCCATTAAGACAATTCAGGATGAGATCCGCTCCGTTATCAGACAAGTAACAGCCACGGTAACTTTCCTGCCGCTGCTGGAGACACCAT GTGCATTTGACCTCCTCGTCTACACAGACAAAGACCTGGTGGTTCCCGAAAAATGGGAAGAGTCTGGTCCGCAGATCAtcgaccaatcagaggaggTGCGCTTACGCTCCTTCACCACCTCGATCCACAAGGTGAACAGCATGGTAGCGTACAAGAGGACTGACTCAGTTTAA